From Lysobacter auxotrophicus, the proteins below share one genomic window:
- a CDS encoding glycosyltransferase family 4 protein, translating to MKIAQISPLYEAVPPKLYGGTERVVAHLSDALVQAGHDVTLFAAADAQTSATLAPMRDQAIRLDPAPLKSDLAAHLAMLDEVRQRADEFDIIHFHIDLLHFPFFQDMPWRTLTTLHGRLDLKDLPQAYACWPQFPLASISDHQRRPLPTANWAGTVYHGMPQDQYEFSPTPRGGYLAFLGRISPEKRVDRAIEIARRAGLPLKIAAKVDAVDRAYFHDEIEPLLKGPGVEYIGEINDEQKSAFLGGAVALLFPIDWPEPFGLVMIEAMACGTPVIAWNCGSVPEVLDHGVTGLIVDDIDHAVQAVQSVARYDRGRVRARFEQRFSASAMARRYVELYWRVLEQGGTRVRLTA from the coding sequence ATGAAGATCGCGCAGATTTCACCGCTGTACGAGGCCGTGCCGCCGAAGCTGTATGGGGGAACCGAACGCGTCGTCGCGCATCTATCCGATGCGCTGGTCCAGGCGGGACACGACGTCACGCTGTTCGCCGCCGCCGACGCGCAGACCAGCGCGACGCTCGCGCCGATGCGCGACCAGGCGATCCGCCTGGATCCCGCGCCGCTGAAGAGCGATCTCGCCGCGCACCTGGCGATGCTCGACGAAGTGCGCCAGCGCGCCGATGAGTTCGACATCATCCATTTCCACATCGACCTGCTGCATTTCCCGTTCTTCCAGGACATGCCGTGGCGCACGCTGACCACGCTGCATGGCCGGCTCGACCTGAAGGACCTGCCGCAGGCGTACGCGTGCTGGCCGCAGTTCCCGCTGGCGTCGATCTCCGACCACCAGCGCCGTCCGCTGCCCACCGCGAACTGGGCCGGCACCGTGTACCACGGCATGCCGCAGGACCAGTACGAGTTCAGCCCGACGCCGCGCGGCGGGTACCTCGCGTTCCTCGGGCGCATCTCGCCGGAGAAGCGCGTCGATCGCGCGATCGAGATCGCGCGTCGTGCCGGCCTGCCGCTCAAGATCGCCGCGAAGGTCGATGCGGTCGATCGCGCCTACTTCCACGACGAGATCGAGCCGCTGCTGAAGGGGCCGGGCGTGGAGTACATCGGCGAGATCAACGACGAGCAGAAGAGCGCGTTCCTCGGCGGCGCGGTGGCGCTGCTGTTCCCGATCGACTGGCCCGAACCGTTCGGGCTGGTGATGATCGAGGCGATGGCCTGCGGCACGCCGGTGATCGCATGGAACTGCGGCTCGGTGCCGGAAGTGCTCGACCACGGCGTCACCGGCCTCATCGTCGACGACATCGACCACGCGGTGCAGGCCGTGCAATCGGTCGCGCGCTACGACCGCGGTCGCGTCCGCGCGCGCTTCGAACAACGCTTTTCCGCATCGGCCATGGCGCGTCGCTACGTCGAACTGTACTGGCGCGTGCTGGAACAGGGCGGCACGCGCGTCCGCCTTACCGCCTGA
- a CDS encoding response regulator, translated as MTDYRTILLAEDSQADAEMAIDALREANLINPIVHVEDGVEALDYLLRRGKFEGRAEGMPAVLLLDIKMPRMDGLEVLQAIREHDHLRCLPVVILSSSREESDLARSWDMGVNAYVVKPVDVDQFFQAVKTLGTFWAVINQAPENAN; from the coding sequence ATGACCGACTACCGCACCATCCTGCTGGCCGAAGACAGCCAGGCAGACGCCGAAATGGCCATCGACGCGCTGCGCGAGGCCAACCTCATCAACCCCATCGTGCACGTCGAGGACGGCGTGGAAGCGCTGGATTACCTGCTGCGTCGCGGCAAGTTCGAAGGGCGCGCCGAAGGCATGCCGGCGGTGCTGCTGCTGGATATCAAGATGCCGCGCATGGACGGGCTGGAAGTGCTGCAGGCGATCCGCGAGCACGACCACCTGCGTTGCCTGCCGGTGGTGATCCTGTCGTCCTCGCGCGAGGAAAGCGACCTGGCGCGCAGCTGGGACATGGGCGTGAACGCGTATGTCGTCAAGCCCGTGGACGTCGACCAGTTCTTCCAGGCGGTGAAAACGCTCGGCACGTTCTGGGCGGTGATCAACCAGGCGCCGGAAAACGCCAATTAA
- a CDS encoding VOC family protein, which yields MVAFYCDVLGCTVERRQDAIGLTQLRAGDSLIDLVGIDGKLGRMGGAAPGEEGRNVDHFCLRVEPFDVDAIVAHLRAHGVRIGEFGSRYGADGEGPSQYLYDPEGNVVELKGPPHA from the coding sequence ATGGTCGCCTTCTACTGCGACGTGCTCGGTTGCACCGTCGAGCGGCGCCAGGACGCGATCGGCCTCACGCAACTGCGGGCCGGCGACTCGCTCATCGACCTGGTCGGCATCGACGGGAAGCTCGGCCGCATGGGCGGCGCCGCACCGGGCGAAGAGGGTCGCAACGTCGATCACTTCTGCCTGCGCGTGGAGCCGTTCGATGTCGATGCGATCGTCGCGCACCTGCGGGCGCATGGCGTGCGCATCGGCGAATTCGGTTCGCGCTACGGCGCCGACGGCGAGGGGCCGTCGCAATACCTGTACGACCCGGAAGGCAACGTGGTCGAACTGAAAGGGCCGCCGCACGCCTGA
- a CDS encoding alpha/beta hydrolase family protein, whose protein sequence is MQDSPGHEAPPHENASRRNAHRAPVEARVESRRIAVGNDHFCATLASPTPALPGVIFVHGWNGTQEFDLGHVRDAVALGCVALAVDLRGHDRDDPRHERVTREDNLRDLLAAYDCLVARDDVDERAIAVVGFSYGGYLATLLTAQRRVQWLALRSPALYPDEGWGVPKHELEDRVELDAYRREVQPPDGNRALAALAEFRGDVLLVSSQNDQVLPKPVAESFRGALVRASSITTRTIAGADHELSHPDAKRAWADLLQDWLGGMVRGARRQAVVAALEARYEQVDGAGDPHERA, encoded by the coding sequence ATGCAGGATTCGCCGGGCCACGAAGCGCCGCCGCACGAGAACGCTTCACGCCGCAATGCGCATCGCGCGCCGGTCGAGGCGCGCGTGGAATCGCGGCGCATCGCCGTGGGCAACGACCACTTCTGCGCGACGCTCGCCTCGCCGACGCCCGCGCTGCCGGGCGTGATCTTCGTGCACGGATGGAACGGCACGCAGGAATTCGACCTCGGCCACGTGCGCGACGCGGTGGCGCTGGGATGCGTGGCGCTGGCGGTGGATCTTCGCGGGCACGATCGCGACGACCCGCGCCACGAACGGGTCACGCGCGAGGACAACCTGCGTGACCTGCTCGCCGCGTACGACTGCCTGGTCGCGCGGGACGACGTGGACGAGCGGGCGATCGCGGTGGTCGGCTTCAGCTATGGCGGTTACCTCGCCACGCTGCTTACCGCGCAGCGGCGCGTGCAGTGGCTCGCGCTGCGTTCGCCCGCGCTGTATCCCGACGAAGGCTGGGGCGTGCCGAAACACGAGCTGGAGGACCGCGTCGAACTCGACGCGTACCGGCGCGAGGTGCAACCGCCCGACGGCAATCGTGCGCTCGCCGCGCTGGCGGAGTTCCGCGGCGACGTGCTGCTGGTGTCCTCGCAGAACGACCAGGTGCTGCCCAAGCCGGTGGCCGAAAGCTTCCGCGGCGCCCTGGTGCGCGCATCGTCGATCACGACGCGCACCATCGCGGGCGCCGATCACGAGCTGTCGCATCCCGACGCGAAGCGGGCATGGGCCGACCTGCTGCAGGACTGGCTCGGCGGGATGGTTCGCGGCGCTCGCCGGCAGGCGGTGGTCGCCGCGCTCGAGGCGCGATACGAGCAGGTGGACGGGGCAGGGGACCCGCACGAGCGGGCGTGA
- a CDS encoding amylo-alpha-1,6-glucosidase: MDPAAAATLFSSYVLKDGDTFLIANGSGDVVGEGDGQFHNDTRILSRFRLTLGDTAPALLSSMVSRDNVFFVAHLTNRALPPLGGDATPHGLVHIKRTRFLCADRLFERVALTNYGTDAVRMSLVFDCDADFRDMFEVRGTHRAARGQQLPPHPREDGLTFGYVGLDGAPCRASIVFSRAPRRMDDGRLAFDISLPPRGRDELHLEVSADDDPPPATRSRYRAAASVARTRMRRRQRRLSRVRSEAPLFNSWMERSRADLALLTSELDTGPYPYAGIPWFSTPFGRDAVITALQTLWLDPQLARGVLAFLAKNQAKEESSFMDASPGKIMHETRKGEMARLRELPFGLYYGGVDTTPLFLVLASEYARRTGDVAFVRSIWNELKAAAAWIERVCDANPLGLLDYARGEATGLANQGWKDSFDSVFHADGRSPEGPIALVEVQGYVFAAMRGMSRLALALGEDDSSKQWLWRSERIAEAVEQHFWMESGFYGIAVDGENALCAVRASNPGHLLYMGLPKHARAQAVSAQLMSQDFFSGWGIRTLAVGEARYNPMSYHNGSVWPHDSALCAAGLARYGQREASVRLLRAAFEAAVGFDMRLPELFCGFPRVPGGAPVAYPVACLPQAWAAGSAFMSLQACLGIDIDGPSAEIVLDHPRLPAGVEELSIRNLTLGERRAHLVLKRVGDRVAVFVEGPDAAGVVARVRG, encoded by the coding sequence ATGGATCCCGCCGCTGCCGCGACGTTGTTCTCCAGTTACGTCCTCAAGGACGGCGACACCTTCCTCATCGCCAATGGTTCCGGCGATGTCGTCGGCGAAGGCGACGGCCAGTTCCACAACGACACGCGCATCCTCTCGCGCTTCCGCCTGACCCTGGGCGACACCGCGCCGGCGCTGCTGAGTTCGATGGTGTCGCGCGACAACGTGTTCTTCGTCGCGCACCTCACCAACCGTGCACTGCCGCCGCTCGGCGGCGACGCGACGCCGCACGGGCTGGTGCATATCAAGCGCACGCGCTTCCTGTGCGCGGACCGGTTGTTCGAGCGCGTGGCGCTGACCAACTACGGCACCGACGCGGTGCGCATGAGCCTCGTGTTCGACTGCGATGCGGACTTCCGCGACATGTTCGAAGTGCGCGGCACGCATCGCGCCGCACGCGGCCAGCAGCTGCCGCCCCATCCGCGCGAGGACGGCCTGACGTTCGGCTACGTCGGGCTCGATGGCGCGCCGTGCCGCGCGTCGATCGTGTTTTCTCGCGCACCGCGACGCATGGACGACGGGCGTCTTGCGTTCGACATCTCGCTCCCGCCGCGCGGTCGCGACGAACTGCACCTGGAAGTCAGCGCCGACGACGATCCGCCGCCGGCCACGCGTTCGCGGTATCGCGCCGCAGCGAGCGTGGCGCGCACGCGCATGCGTCGCAGGCAACGACGGCTATCGCGCGTGCGCAGCGAAGCGCCGCTGTTCAATTCGTGGATGGAACGTTCGCGCGCGGATCTCGCGCTGCTCACCAGCGAACTCGACACCGGGCCGTATCCGTATGCGGGGATCCCGTGGTTCTCCACGCCGTTCGGCCGCGATGCGGTGATCACGGCGTTGCAGACGCTGTGGCTGGATCCGCAGCTTGCGCGCGGCGTGCTCGCGTTCCTGGCCAAGAACCAGGCGAAGGAAGAGTCGTCCTTCATGGACGCCTCGCCCGGCAAGATCATGCACGAGACGCGCAAGGGCGAGATGGCGCGCCTGCGCGAGCTTCCGTTCGGCCTGTACTACGGTGGCGTGGACACCACGCCGCTGTTCCTGGTGCTGGCCTCCGAGTACGCGCGGCGCACGGGCGATGTCGCGTTCGTGCGCAGTATCTGGAACGAGCTGAAAGCCGCGGCGGCGTGGATCGAACGCGTATGCGATGCGAACCCGCTCGGCCTGCTCGACTATGCGCGCGGCGAAGCGACGGGACTGGCGAACCAGGGCTGGAAGGACAGTTTCGATTCGGTCTTCCATGCCGATGGCCGTTCGCCGGAGGGCCCGATCGCGCTCGTCGAGGTGCAGGGCTACGTGTTCGCGGCGATGCGCGGCATGTCGCGCCTCGCGCTGGCACTGGGCGAGGACGATTCGTCGAAGCAATGGCTGTGGCGTTCCGAACGCATCGCCGAGGCGGTGGAGCAGCATTTCTGGATGGAGTCGGGTTTCTACGGCATCGCCGTGGATGGCGAGAACGCGCTGTGCGCGGTGCGCGCGAGCAACCCCGGGCATCTGCTCTACATGGGATTGCCCAAGCACGCGCGTGCGCAGGCCGTGTCGGCACAGCTGATGTCGCAGGATTTCTTCAGCGGCTGGGGCATCCGCACGCTGGCGGTCGGCGAAGCGCGCTACAACCCCATGTCGTACCACAACGGCTCGGTGTGGCCGCACGACAGCGCGCTGTGCGCGGCGGGTCTTGCGCGTTACGGGCAGCGCGAGGCCTCGGTGCGCCTGTTGCGTGCGGCATTCGAGGCGGCGGTCGGCTTCGACATGCGCCTGCCGGAACTGTTCTGCGGCTTCCCGCGCGTGCCCGGCGGCGCGCCGGTGGCGTATCCCGTCGCGTGCCTGCCGCAGGCGTGGGCGGCGGGCTCGGCGTTCATGTCGTTGCAGGCGTGCCTGGGCATCGATATCGACGGGCCCTCGGCGGAGATCGTGCTCGACCATCCGCGTCTGCCTGCAGGCGTGGAGGAGCTGTCGATCCGCAACCTGACGCTCGGCGAACGTCGCGCGCACCTGGTGCTCAAGCGCGTGGGCGATCGGGTGGCGGTATTCGTGGAAGGGCCGGATGCGGCCGGGGTGGTGGCGCGGGTTCGGGGGTGA
- a CDS encoding sensor histidine kinase — protein sequence MEPVTTRIQWGWWRLPLLAAGIVLIMVAPFLLLQRLSQQNLDAADAVSHTHEVEAAVASVALSVRDAESAAMGIALGLDRPLSRQRYAESKAAIGPNLDRLTVLTADNPEQQVLIGRLRELVDNRMDVMDDLMREGGRGDIARSTQILAPLVDRFAIRPALEEMRNNERELLARRNFDAERQRRQATWLSWAAMTAQLLLMGIVMLLLGRQIASRINAEKRSTQASARAMAVLQTVREPIVLFDEEQRIVMHNAAFAEMYDVPGDGLPKTLPDIGHGAWNDPVLRQRLRDVLLRGRELWDFELEQALPEGPTRTVLLNARSMPLPDAEDHVVLMTISDVSAQKATNQKIAELNRQLEGKVEQVSEVNRELEAFSYSVSHDLRAPLRHVAGFSDKLARHLDEDADEKTRHYLDVIGNSARRMSQLIDDLLVYSRLGRSALRLQAVDMQSVVAETRAMLDAGAEARAPRVEWRIAPLPILVADENMMRQLWTNLLGNAVKYSSRREVAIVEVTHRMLDDGSHEFSVRDNGAGFDMTYASKLFGVFQRMHKATDFPGTGIGLASVRRVLSRHGGRIWAESTPEVGSTFHFTLPAALDAPTYERISA from the coding sequence ATGGAACCAGTCACGACTCGCATCCAGTGGGGATGGTGGAGGCTGCCGCTGTTGGCGGCCGGCATCGTCCTGATCATGGTCGCGCCCTTCCTGCTGCTGCAGCGCCTGTCGCAGCAGAACCTGGACGCGGCCGACGCCGTGTCGCACACGCACGAGGTCGAGGCCGCCGTGGCGTCGGTCGCGCTCAGCGTGCGCGATGCCGAATCGGCGGCGATGGGCATCGCGCTCGGCCTGGACCGTCCGCTCTCGCGCCAGCGCTATGCCGAAAGCAAAGCCGCCATCGGCCCGAACCTGGACCGGCTCACCGTGCTCACCGCCGACAACCCCGAGCAGCAGGTCCTGATCGGCCGCCTGCGCGAGCTGGTCGACAACCGCATGGACGTGATGGACGACCTGATGCGCGAGGGCGGCCGTGGCGATATCGCGCGCAGCACGCAGATCCTCGCGCCGCTGGTGGACCGTTTCGCGATCCGTCCCGCGCTGGAGGAGATGCGCAACAACGAACGCGAGCTGCTCGCGCGCCGCAACTTCGACGCCGAGCGCCAGCGCCGCCAGGCTACGTGGCTCAGCTGGGCCGCGATGACCGCGCAGCTGCTGCTGATGGGCATCGTGATGCTGCTGCTCGGCCGGCAGATCGCCAGCCGCATCAACGCCGAGAAACGCTCCACGCAGGCCAGCGCCCGCGCGATGGCCGTGCTGCAGACGGTGCGCGAGCCGATCGTGCTGTTCGACGAGGAGCAGCGCATCGTCATGCACAACGCCGCGTTCGCCGAGATGTACGACGTCCCGGGCGACGGGCTGCCGAAGACGCTGCCGGACATCGGCCACGGCGCGTGGAACGACCCCGTGCTGCGCCAGCGCCTGCGCGACGTGCTGCTTCGCGGCCGCGAGCTGTGGGATTTCGAGCTGGAACAGGCGCTGCCCGAAGGCCCGACCCGCACCGTGCTGCTCAACGCGCGCAGCATGCCGCTGCCGGACGCGGAGGACCACGTCGTGCTGATGACGATTTCCGACGTCTCGGCGCAGAAGGCCACCAACCAGAAGATCGCCGAACTCAACCGCCAGCTGGAGGGCAAGGTCGAGCAGGTGTCGGAAGTGAACCGCGAGCTGGAGGCGTTCAGCTATTCGGTATCGCACGACCTGCGCGCGCCGCTGCGCCACGTCGCCGGTTTCTCCGACAAGCTCGCGCGCCACCTCGACGAGGACGCCGACGAGAAGACGCGCCACTACCTCGACGTCATCGGCAATTCCGCGCGGCGCATGTCGCAGCTGATCGACGACCTGCTGGTGTACTCGCGACTGGGCCGCAGCGCGCTGCGCCTGCAGGCGGTGGACATGCAGTCGGTGGTCGCCGAAACGCGCGCGATGCTCGATGCCGGTGCCGAAGCGCGCGCGCCGCGCGTGGAGTGGCGCATCGCGCCATTACCCATCCTCGTCGCCGACGAAAACATGATGCGCCAGCTGTGGACCAACCTGCTCGGCAACGCGGTGAAGTATTCCTCGCGGCGCGAGGTCGCCATCGTCGAGGTCACCCACCGCATGCTCGACGACGGCTCGCACGAATTCAGCGTGCGCGACAACGGCGCCGGTTTCGACATGACCTACGCCAGCAAGCTGTTCGGCGTGTTCCAGCGCATGCACAAGGCGACCGATTTCCCCGGCACCGGCATTGGCCTGGCGAGCGTGCGCCGCGTGCTGTCGCGCCATGGCGGCCGCATCTGGGCCGAATCCACGCCCGAGGTCGGCTCCACTTTCCATTTCACCCTTCCCGCGGCGCTGGATGCGCCCACCTACGAGCGAATCAGCGCATGA
- a CDS encoding ESPR-type extended signal peptide-containing protein, protein MNKIFRIVFNASTGRYVVASEMAKGRTKASSRALAGLVLMGGTAAGMLSPAAFANGITVCSEDNTTYGMSGNGVGPYSMGCTTGSDVIYMGGAPSTAPHDAYADTTTTYISVNSASSTSSGWTGGTAAQSIKLHAPGSIVLDGVTDLANHKIIGLAGGSIADNSLEAVNGDQLFDSNRALAAAFGGGSTVDSNGFVTAPSYALTKANAIGGTSGAATDVGSAFVKVDGALGALDTRVTNNANSITTLQSTVNNMATSALVQQASAGAALTVGKNTDGASVDFTGTAGTRKLVGVSEGAVSATSKEAVNGSQLYATEQKVAANTSAIGALDTRVGTAETDIAGLKTRADATDAAVAKNTTDIAKNTTDIAKNTSDIAKNTTDIAKNTSDISALQTRADTTDAAVAANTSDISTLKDRADATDAAVAQNTADIAKNTGDISALDTRMGSAESSISNLDGRVTNVEGSVTNLTQQMNDGEVGLVKQDATSKVVTVAADKDGSEVNIAGSAGDRKLSGVAAGEISATSNQAVNGSQLNATNERVAANEGSIVNLDNRTTKNEGDIASLDSRTAKNEGDIASLDQRQGKTEGDVSELRQGVNGLDGRVSSVETNVASLNEKLQKTGTEVINQSRAYTDKRVEELHGEMDDRFNLQDERIDRMGAMGSAMSMMTASLGGLHTQNRAAVGTGFVNGQKALSVGYQRAISDRANVSLGGAFTSDDRSVGAAVGIGW, encoded by the coding sequence GTGAACAAGATTTTCCGCATCGTTTTCAACGCTTCGACCGGCCGCTATGTCGTGGCCTCCGAAATGGCCAAGGGGCGCACGAAGGCTTCTTCGCGCGCTCTGGCCGGCTTGGTTCTCATGGGCGGTACGGCGGCGGGCATGCTTTCCCCGGCCGCGTTCGCCAACGGCATCACCGTATGCAGCGAAGACAACACCACCTACGGCATGTCCGGCAATGGCGTGGGTCCCTACAGCATGGGCTGCACGACCGGCTCGGATGTCATCTACATGGGTGGCGCGCCGAGTACCGCGCCGCACGACGCCTATGCCGACACGACCACGACGTACATCTCGGTCAATAGCGCGTCGTCCACGAGCTCGGGCTGGACGGGCGGTACGGCCGCGCAGAGCATCAAGCTCCACGCGCCGGGCAGCATCGTGCTGGACGGCGTGACGGATCTGGCGAACCACAAGATCATCGGCCTGGCCGGCGGCAGCATCGCCGACAACAGCCTGGAGGCGGTCAATGGCGACCAGCTGTTCGACAGCAACAGGGCGCTGGCGGCAGCCTTCGGCGGCGGCTCAACGGTCGACTCGAACGGTTTCGTCACCGCGCCGAGCTACGCGCTGACGAAGGCCAACGCCATCGGCGGCACCAGCGGCGCGGCAACCGACGTCGGCTCGGCCTTCGTCAAGGTCGACGGCGCCCTCGGCGCGCTCGACACCCGCGTGACCAACAACGCCAACAGCATCACCACGCTCCAGTCCACGGTGAACAACATGGCGACCAGCGCGCTCGTGCAGCAGGCTTCGGCCGGTGCCGCGCTGACGGTCGGCAAGAACACCGACGGCGCGTCCGTCGACTTCACCGGCACCGCCGGCACCCGCAAGCTCGTCGGCGTCTCCGAAGGCGCGGTCTCGGCCACCAGCAAGGAAGCCGTCAACGGTTCGCAGCTGTACGCCACCGAGCAGAAGGTCGCGGCGAACACCAGCGCCATCGGCGCGCTCGATACGCGCGTCGGCACGGCTGAAACCGATATCGCCGGCCTGAAGACCCGCGCCGATGCGACCGATGCCGCCGTCGCGAAGAACACGACCGACATCGCGAAGAACACCACGGACATCGCGAAAAACACGAGCGACATCGCGAAGAACACCACCGACATCGCGAAGAACACGAGCGACATCAGCGCCCTGCAGACCCGCGCAGACACGACCGATGCCGCCGTGGCCGCCAACACCAGCGACATCTCGACCTTGAAGGACCGTGCCGATGCGACCGACGCCGCCGTCGCGCAGAACACCGCCGACATCGCGAAGAACACCGGCGATATCTCCGCGCTCGACACCCGCATGGGCAGCGCCGAGTCCAGCATCTCCAACCTCGACGGCCGCGTGACCAACGTCGAAGGCAGCGTCACCAACCTGACGCAGCAGATGAACGACGGCGAAGTGGGCCTGGTGAAGCAGGATGCGACGAGCAAGGTCGTCACGGTCGCCGCCGACAAGGACGGCAGCGAGGTGAACATCGCCGGCTCGGCGGGCGATCGCAAGCTCAGCGGCGTGGCCGCGGGCGAGATCTCCGCGACCAGCAACCAGGCCGTGAACGGTTCGCAGCTCAACGCGACCAACGAGCGCGTCGCCGCCAACGAGGGCAGCATCGTGAACCTCGACAACCGCACGACGAAGAACGAAGGCGACATCGCCTCGCTCGACAGCCGCACCGCGAAGAACGAAGGCGACATCGCCTCGCTCGACCAGCGCCAGGGCAAGACCGAAGGCGATGTGTCCGAGCTTCGCCAGGGCGTCAACGGCCTGGACGGCCGCGTGAGCTCGGTGGAGACCAACGTCGCCAGCCTCAACGAGAAGCTGCAGAAGACCGGCACGGAAGTCATCAACCAGTCGCGCGCCTACACCGACAAGCGCGTGGAAGAACTCCACGGCGAGATGGACGACCGTTTCAACCTGCAGGACGAGCGCATCGACCGCATGGGCGCCATGGGTTCGGCGATGTCGATGATGACGGCCAGCCTGGGCGGCCTGCACACGCAGAACCGCGCCGCGGTCGGCACCGGCTTCGTCAACGGCCAGAAGGCGCTGTCGGTCGGCTACCAGCGTGCGATCAGCGACCGCGCCAACGTCTCGCTGGGCGGTGCGTTCACCAGCGACGACCGCTCGGTCGGCGCGGCGGTGGGCATCGGCTGGTAA
- a CDS encoding response regulator encodes MQANGAPPLGPLNVLMVEDCSEDAELLGEQLLESGLQARFHRVDSERALREALMRERFDVVLSDLSLPGFSGMEALRILREHDAELPFIFVSGTIGEETAVDALHRGANDYVLKQNPARLPNAVARAVREARNARERERAEKELMRSQRLDCLAMLAAGLSHDLRNVLQPLLIVPDLLNSYSDDPNIHRLSTLIAESGRRGHEMAESMLAFVRGTRRASEDVSVAQLFQAVQLLLQGTLPRNVTLVCEPLEEDVFVHCNYVEFQQCLVNLALNGVQAMKERGGELRLSARRAVLDGGERLCIRVSDTGCGMDAHTRSQLFTPFFTTKPEGTGLGLLSCRRFVDALQGRIVVESEVGQGTTFELHLPLRGVVEGGDAAGERFAVGNGQRILLVDGDGTRLSLLANVLDSQGYEPLIAVDGAAALRLLAREGMPALAIIDSDILMLSAVSLLLALRDAGFNGPVITLGDPADPLRHDALPSDAVAAVLSKPLQMSAVFRAVEQALGAKELV; translated from the coding sequence ATGCAGGCCAATGGCGCGCCACCGCTGGGACCGCTGAACGTCCTCATGGTCGAGGATTGCAGCGAGGACGCCGAACTGCTCGGCGAGCAGTTGCTGGAGTCCGGATTGCAGGCGAGGTTCCATCGCGTGGACAGCGAACGCGCGCTGCGCGAGGCGCTGATGCGCGAGCGCTTCGACGTGGTGCTCTCTGATCTCTCGCTGCCGGGGTTCTCCGGCATGGAGGCGCTGCGCATCCTGCGCGAGCACGATGCGGAGCTGCCCTTCATCTTCGTCTCCGGCACGATCGGAGAGGAAACCGCGGTGGACGCGCTGCATCGCGGCGCGAACGACTACGTGCTCAAGCAGAACCCCGCGCGCCTGCCCAATGCGGTGGCGCGCGCGGTGCGCGAGGCCCGCAACGCGCGCGAGCGCGAGCGCGCCGAAAAGGAGCTGATGCGGTCGCAGCGCCTGGACTGCCTGGCGATGCTCGCGGCGGGATTGAGCCACGACCTGCGCAACGTGCTGCAGCCGCTGCTGATCGTGCCGGACCTGCTGAATTCGTACAGCGACGATCCGAACATCCACCGGCTGTCCACGCTGATCGCCGAAAGCGGGCGGCGTGGCCACGAGATGGCCGAGTCGATGCTCGCCTTCGTGCGCGGTACGCGTCGCGCGAGCGAGGACGTGTCCGTCGCGCAGCTGTTCCAGGCGGTGCAGCTGCTGCTGCAGGGCACCTTGCCGCGCAACGTCACGCTGGTGTGCGAGCCGTTGGAGGAGGACGTTTTCGTCCACTGCAACTACGTCGAGTTCCAGCAGTGCCTGGTGAACCTCGCGCTCAACGGCGTGCAGGCGATGAAGGAACGCGGCGGCGAACTGCGCCTGTCGGCGCGGCGTGCGGTGCTCGATGGCGGCGAGCGGTTGTGCATCCGCGTTTCCGACACCGGCTGCGGCATGGATGCGCACACGCGTTCGCAGCTGTTCACGCCGTTCTTCACCACCAAGCCCGAGGGCACCGGTCTGGGCCTGCTGTCGTGCCGGCGTTTCGTCGATGCGCTGCAGGGGCGCATCGTGGTCGAAAGCGAAGTGGGGCAGGGCACGACGTTCGAACTGCACCTGCCGCTGCGTGGCGTCGTCGAGGGTGGCGACGCGGCGGGCGAGCGGTTCGCGGTCGGCAACGGCCAGCGCATCCTGCTGGTGGACGGCGACGGCACGCGCTTGTCGCTGCTGGCGAACGTCCTCGACAGCCAGGGCTACGAGCCGCTGATCGCCGTCGACGGCGCCGCGGCGCTGCGCCTGCTCGCACGCGAGGGCATGCCGGCGCTGGCGATCATCGACAGCGACATCCTGATGCTCTCCGCCGTGAGCCTGCTGCTCGCGCTGCGCGACGCCGGCTTCAACGGCCCGGTGATCACCCTGGGCGACCCGGCCGACCCGCTGCGCCACGACGCGCTGCCGTCCGACGCGGTCGCCGCCGTGTTGAGCAAACCGCTGCAGATGAGCGCGGTGTTCCGGGCGGTGGAGCAGGCGTTGGGGGCGAAGGAGTTGGTGTAG